A single region of the Candidatus Methylomirabilota bacterium genome encodes:
- a CDS encoding TIGR00282 family metallophosphoesterase yields MNILMVGDIFGEPGRAALAKLLPKLRQEHAIDLAVVNVENAAAGFGVTPQMARAFLDQGVDVMTSGNHIWDRKEIVEFITRENLLLRPANFPAGTPGVGHVTVKAGPHRVAVLNLMGRVFMSPIDCPFQTADEVIPQLRRETPIILVDMHAEATSESVAMGWYLDGRVSAVVGTHRHVQTADERVLPKGTAYITDLGMTGPIDSVIGVDKDLILQRFLTQMPVRFEPAKGPAALCGVVITIDPETGRASDIRRLRVPA; encoded by the coding sequence ATGAACATCTTGATGGTCGGGGACATCTTCGGCGAGCCGGGCCGGGCCGCCCTCGCCAAGCTCCTGCCGAAGCTGCGCCAGGAGCACGCCATCGACCTCGCGGTGGTGAACGTCGAGAACGCCGCCGCCGGCTTCGGCGTCACCCCGCAGATGGCGCGCGCCTTCCTCGATCAGGGCGTTGACGTGATGACCTCGGGCAACCACATCTGGGACCGGAAGGAGATCGTGGAGTTCATCACCCGGGAGAACCTGCTGCTGCGCCCGGCCAACTTCCCCGCCGGCACCCCCGGCGTCGGCCACGTCACCGTGAAGGCCGGCCCGCACCGCGTCGCGGTGCTGAACCTGATGGGGCGGGTGTTCATGAGCCCGATCGACTGCCCGTTCCAGACGGCCGACGAAGTCATTCCGCAGCTCCGGCGGGAGACGCCGATCATCCTCGTGGACATGCACGCCGAGGCGACCTCCGAGTCCGTCGCCATGGGCTGGTACCTGGACGGCCGCGTGAGCGCGGTGGTGGGCACGCACCGCCACGTGCAGACCGCGGACGAGCGCGTGCTGCCCAAGGGGACCGCCTACATCACCGATCTCGGGATGACGGGCCCGATCGACTCCGTCATCGGCGTCGACAAGGACCTCATCCTGCAGCGCTTCTTGACCCAGATGCCGGTCCGGTTCGAGCCGGCCAAGGGACCGGCGGCGCTCTGCGGCGTGGTCATCACCATCGATCCCGAGACCGGTCGCGCCTCGGACATCCGCCGCCTTCGCGTCCCGGCTTGA